attataaatagcCTAATCagacatattttatatctgcATTCAGTCTAAAATAGGAGATCTGTAAATAGGATTTagtgaaatgtaatttttagaaataagaccattaaagaaaaaggtaaTTTCTTACTTATAATTTAAGTATAATGTGACTCATAGCAATAGAATGTTCCTATGCACATTGGATGTAActgttttcaaaattatattatgtagtaacagatttttgtaacattggcctgacaaattttttatacaataagaatatacaagaaaatgttatttcaaaCGAACGAAGTAACAGATGAAATGTATCAATTCTAACAGAAATAatcatttccataaaattgtATGCAAAGAAGTGTTGGTTGCAGATAAAGTTCCTCATCTGAAACGATCATGGTATCGATCGTAGACATTAACATTATAGAAGAGGGAATAAAAAAAGCGGTGCTTggaaagataatataaaatataaaattttttaatatctaaatatgTAGATAACATCCCCTtcgtttgtaataaaatagcGTTATTAATGTGTTAGGACCGAAAACGAATTACCATTTGTCATACCATTACAACTGTTTATTTTGTCgataatgtaacatataatataattgcatAGTTAAAAGCACgcaaaataaacattttgataagtgagataattaaaattggtTTACCAAAGTTTGCAAAAAGCAGGAACACATTTAAAAAGCATATCTAATAAATATGAagagtttatttataaacatatatttagtaacATGTTTTTTTTGTTTGCCGCTTATTTTAAGCcctaattttctttttctcagaTACCTTTAATTGTACCAAATCTgtttaatttgcataaataggtaacataatttaaaataattcagaagGTATTTAAGagttttaaagaatttatatttttagacaaTGCAGagcaatatttcttttaatttatacactatatttattatttatatttattcgtttatttacaCTACCTtcatattctaaataaataagatgCCTTACAGGGAATATACTGATGTATGGAGGAAATATACAGGgatacaattacaattttagattttatttgattatattgTATGCTTCAGCATACTAAAGAATACATGAAGCAAGTAAAAAAATGTGATTGTTGCGAACCACAAGCACGcgatgtaataatttatacaccAGATAAAACTAAACGAGATATCTGTTAATCGTGCGATGTACGGAATAGATAAGACTAAAATATAAGttagaagattaaaaataaaattcaacgttaTCGCACAGTCGCATTAATAAACTTACCTATACACTATGATCACAGTTACATTCATAATTATTGTAAGTTATTACATGTCATTATCGTCTTTatcatcattattatcatattttactgtatatatgtacattctGGTTATAAATAGGTGTatgttcaattaattaaatataatctgGTTTGAAAGCCTATGACTAGTGATACCTATTTTCTCATCAATGACAGTATGACTGAGATAATACTATCGCAATCCGATATAAATGAAGCTTCAAACAATTATGAGTAATAACAATTACtatatcataatttaaaaacaattctaTGCCTCTCCTTTAATACACTGTACacatttcttcttcatttcaTCGAATATCTTCATAACATTAAAGTCTTATATCTTTGTTCcacttaaattatttctctgttTACTGATATTTATTGGGGCTAAGTCTGAATGTTATACACACACATCCGCGGAACCAGACCTTTTCGATCACCTCTGGCACATAACAACCACTTACTATCTACCTCTAGAATTACTTTCAGTTTCTCTCCTTCCGCAAATGCAAGATGCCCATTATCTGATGGCATTCTATGCGTGAGTGTGCGAACCTCTCTGGAATTGAGATGCGCGATCTGTTATTTTACTAAtctataaaaaggaaacagaaaGGACAACCAAAGATTAAGCACtaaacttgaaataaaataacgagtATAATGAATCAATATAGtaaagattataaataatatgataaaattgtacaagaattaataaaatgcaaaataataaaaataaaaaatataacttttgataattaaaaattcaatggaTTTGATACACTTAACAACGCATTGAGCGTATCCACTTTTCCTTTACTTACTTAAGTGGCTTTTTTGTAGGATGGTTTCTTGTGGTACTAGTAGTAGTTGGCCGTGGTAAAGACGTAGACGCTGCTCGTCTTTGAGGAGATACTAAATGTTTATCCTTAGACATTACCCCGTAAGACTTGTACGGTAGCGAACTAGGTCGTGTTAAATGAGTTCTTGTTGCTCCTACAATTTCCTGATCCACTCTACTAGTACGCTTTGTTGCATCTTTGTTCCTTACTTCTACTGGCTTTTTTGGAGTAGTTTTCGTCGTTGATAACATGACCGGTTTTTTCAACGATGGAATTCCCGAAATGGGAGATTTTGTGCTTTTAACAGGTCCTGTTGTTGTATTTGATTGTTTTACCGGAGAAGTAAGAAGCCTAGGTATTTTAGATTTTCCTACACTGGTAGGCGTTCTTGTGGGTGACAATGGTGATGATATCGGTGGTTGAATCTTTGCATCTTCTTTTCCAACCATTAATTCCCATTTTTCTTGGAGTTTCCTAAATTTCTCTTCTCCGGATATATTGTCTTCAtcatctattttattttctggaCTATGAGATTTTCTCGATATAGGTTGTCTATTCGATGCTCTATTCAATGGTGAATGTTCTAAACTATCAGTATAATCTTCGGAATCTTCGGAAGCCAGTTTATCGAGAgcacgaaatattttcgaaccTATAGGATTACTTAAGCGTTTTTTAACAGTTTCCATATCTGACTTATTTATACCACCAGGCTTGTCATCGTAGTTTGTATAAGCAACGCACGATCGTGGGCGTACTTTTCTGGGACTAGAAACTATTGCACATGTATCCGTTTTATCAAAATGATGTTCGTTTGCAGCAAGGTCGACATTTCTAAAGTTTACAGCCTGtgaaatatagtaatatagcTTTGATATTATTCTTggtgataaaaattttaacaaaacaaatattgtaaattattcgataatacTAACGTTTATTGTATGATTATTTAAACTGCCGAAACTATTATGAAGTTGACGATATTGATATAAAAGGTCAAGCTGAAATGGGCAAAACGCAAGAggatttaaaatatgtaagaGAGCATCCACAACTTCTCGTGCACTTGCATTGGCCAAAGCTGCTACAAATAagctgttattattataatgtttcCTTAAGATGGATTCCCTTGTACATAAATATGCAAACCATGCGTCCAAAGCTCTTAAACTGTAAAGTTTATAATtcgattataatataatcataatacatgtatatgaaataatgtgatttttttatattgcaatattaacTTACTTTAATAAACCAAATACAAATGCATGAAACTTTAGCATTCCCTCAGTAATAACATCTTCACCATTAATTTTTTGCACTAATTCATTCAATGTTTTAGTAACTGGACCTTGTTGAGAAGATGCTTCAACCACTTGCCAAACACTATTTGTTATTGGTCCAAATGTTGAATTTAAATGTGATTTCAACCCATCTGACATGATGGCATACAAAGCTGGACATAAGTTGCTAACACAGATTTGAGcacattcatttttatcattgtaATTTTGTCTACTATGGATTGATTCAGTGTTCCAATATTTCAGTAACAAATCTACCGCTTTATTTACGGATAATATCATTTCTGGAAATTTACAtgtattcataatttattatattgtatcgtaaaaattaaaattatgttaaaattattagtaatatatttacttcTCTTTTCATCTAAATCCAATTTATTATCTGGACTCATTGCTCTTCTTTCATCTGTGAATACAATATCTTTACTTTGTTCATTTGTAGTAACGTTTAAGTTAccctaaaatatttttcaaaagttaAGCACGTACGAAATTTaacacaaataataataatacaaaagtcGAGTAAAATCACCTTATTGTCTAAATACTTTTTCCTTTGGTTTACGGCAAAACTGACAGTCTTTTTCTGTGATTCTATCATATCAGTAGCTTTGGTAACATCTTTATTCATCCTGAGAGCTAAAAACTTTCTTACATACGATCTTAATTTAACATCGGGATCTTCAGTATCTCCATCACTACTTTGTGACGAGAAACCGCTGCGCTTCAGAAATTCTTCCAGTTGTTTTACGTCGTCTTCGctattttcagaattttcagTCTCTAAGTCTCCGGTATTAGCTATTTCATTTACTCTTTCTGTGTGATATCTTTCTTCCGTCTCATCGACATCTTTTTCTGGATCAGCGACTCGACCACGACATGCTAATTGTAAATcattattcatataatatgGTTCTTGTAAAgacattcttttatttgtttcaggTGATTGATCCTCTATTTCTTCTACATCTCCCATTTCGAACATGCTATATCTCTTACTTGCAGGAACCTtactttttcttaaaatacttCTGGGTAAAGGTGGTCTTGGTGGCACTTTACCGCTAGAAAATTCGGATTCACGATCTCCATGTGGTAAAGAAATCGATCGTTTTGGAAAAGATGGACAGGCTGTTTTTGTCTTACTAATTTGCCTATGAATCTTTTTATCATTACTTACTAAACTGGCCTCAGAACTAATACTATCATAACGGTAAAGATACAATGGATTGGTTGCATTATTTAACGTTTGTTGATTTGTTGAAGAATCAGTTAATATTGTAGAAGATCCTCGATATCCGGAGGATGGTTGTGTCGCGGTACTACTAGTAGAGGATGAATTATTTGGTATGATTTCGCTTATAGTACGAGTTTTATGACGCATTGGAGGggataaacaaaatagaggcttcttcgtttcttcgtgaaTATTGATATGCCTCGAAACTTCTGGTACATCGTGCAAAATTTTCTTGTACTCAGTAGGCAAAAGGAATGTTAACGACTCCCAGTCTTTAACATGTGAAAATCCACGTTGACGTAACGTGTCTATATCATTACATGAGAATGGTCTACCAGATCTACCAGTATGTTTCCAGCTAACTCTATTTTTTCCAAAACATTGCGGCTTTAAAGTTACACAATCTAGCTTTGTATCTTTAATGTTGAGAAACGATAAGTCCGGTAAAGCGTAATTCGGATATACAACATAAACTggttttttattaacaatcgTTTCTCGTAAAGatggattttctttttcttttacaggTGGTATATATACTAGTGATGTTTGAACTGAATTATCCTCTGTCTCAGCTATTGCTTGAATACCTGTCGTTTTGCAAAttggatatttcttttctaatgaTTTGACCCATGCAGTTTTTCGCTGATGTTCGAAAACGTTAGGAATAACATTAATGTCATTTTGGTCGGCATTATTATCGTGTGTTAGATCTGATTTAGACATGTTCTCTGATAGCTCTTCTATAGATGCGGATGATATCATTTCATCCTTTTGTTCACTTATCGTTGATGTATATTTTGGAATGTCGTTAAAACTGTCTTTCtgattttctgtttcttgATTGTTATGTTGATCACTTTTAACccaattaatagaaaaatcacTTTCTGGAACTTGACGTTTAgggatattatttatattttgccGTTGTATTTGCGTATTTGTATTAGTACCACTATCACTAGCACTATTGTTTGTAGGCCATCCATTATCACTAGCAGAGTCAGATTGATCCAATGTAAGACTCATTCCTTCAGCACTCAtacttttttgtttcataaataattttacaagacttaaattttgcaatttctttcctGTTGAATTATGTTCCCCATTATCAgaactttcttcgtttataGACCGACTCATTACAGATCCTGAACTATGTAATTGTTGTACGTGATTATTTGATTCTGCAGAATCAAcctatttcaaaaatattcaaaaaagttatattatgaaatattttctttagaatttgaatataatatgtatttaaaactTACAGAAAAATTGAGAGGCATATTGAGATGGAATTGTGTAGCCTGAGTAAGATCTGGCAAACTTTGACTTCTCTTGTTTGTTACAGATATGATATTTTCCACACCATGTGAAAATTCCggtattgtattattattgcCTGACGGATGACGggttataattttattcatagaagaatgtttcaaattgctccatgttgtatatattttagaatcaGAACATGCCATTGATAAgtctaatacatttttcaaatccgcatttctattataatatgGTTCTACAGTTTCATAAGCTTTTTGCtgtttttctataaaaagaaagttaacagaattaatttatacattacctatacatattttaaagcaTTTACTTTTATACCTTGATTATCAAAATCTTGCGAACCATCTGAATACATTGTAATACTACCCTCAAAAGCAATAGTATAGTTCTCTTTATTATTTGTCTGGCATGTTAGTAGCATATCCTCACAGTCCAGAGAGTCGACGCTATAGCTACCCCCTGGTGGTAGTATGGGTGTCTCTTTCAGAGGAGAGAAGAGTAATGATGATTTGCATATGGAAATTGTATCTGTTGTTGAACAGGCGGAATCTTCTCCCTTTAATACAAAGAGTGATTTTAGAGTAGATTCTACACATTCCTAAATAATTTCATGCATTTTGCAAACTAGCACAGTTCATTTTCATGCACTGTTTAAATTTGAGAATtggatttattaattttaatactttttatttcctatagTTGTTACATAATCAAAtcagtttataattatttcttttattaatcatGCAGAGGAATTGCAAGCAAAtcaagttttattttcatgtcAAGCAAAATTCATGTCAATATagatgtttttatattatcttcagtattaaaaaaacatcAGTAAAAGGaattcaacattttcagcCATTATCATACCTGGCTGCTGGTATGAGGGCTGATTGATGAACCGATGTCAAGTTTTTCCATAACAGATCCAGATATACTGGCATATCGTTCCCTTTGATAGTTAAACTGCCATGATAATGAAGATATAGAATacttttagaatattatttacaacaaCAATGAAGAAACAGGAAATAtcttaaaatgttataaccAAAAACCACTATTAAGAaccatttataaattaaaaaaataacatttaccGAAAGATACCTCAGTTTATCAATGTTAATAAGACTAAAATACATTAGTTCTTATAATATCaagaaagatttatataatatatttgcttGCAAACTATCcacaatgaaaataattgtttctgataattagattatataacttatattacaatataaataaaagattgtataaaatgaataacatacataataatgaattttgcTTACCTCTGAATGCTGAACTGGATCTGTGCACATGACAGGCAATGCTGTAAGCAGAGTATGGATATCTGCTGTACGAAAGCTTTCCATATCAATTTCTGCCAAATTAGCATCCAGATTACGGGCAAGGTCATCATAATAGCCCAGATCTTCTCGAGAATATGAAGCAGAGAGTGAGGACAATACGCTTGGATGAACATGAAGCCCTCCATCTCTGTAGCTagcattttatataaatataaatatatatgtctacaatatataaatgtattataactGTTACTAAAATCTTACCCATAATCAATGAACCATTGATACTCCACATTGTCCTGCACAAATTCAGAGCTAATTAAATCATGTTGAATAGAATCTGTTGCAGGATTGGAGTTACAATCAGATCCTGGTGTTTGTGGATCTTCCATCATTGCAGCCCCTTTGCCTGCACCTAAAATACATTATGCATCATCAGTAAGCaatcattaaattatacaatagtTAAAAAACCATGAAAAACAGACCATATCTTGCATAGACAAAGTGCTTTTGTGGTTTGTTAaacatgtttctttttttcaccaATATAACATTGAAAATCACGCATAACGCAACGATTTCTGCTACTAAAAGTTACGTGGATTGATcataattaatgtatttacATTGTTTATACTCTGATTACAGCTCATGACAGGCTCCCAAGTCTGTCAAACctttataacgttgtattcCGCGTGTCACACAAATCATGTAGGAAAATAAGGATTGAGCGTATGAAACTGAACGTGGCTTCGgtgttattacattattacaagAAAGATAATGGTACATGATAACCATTCTTTGTTAATGTAACGCTCACATAGTCGTAGTATCACGGTAATGGTAACGAATTACATTTCTGGAGCACCACGGTAGATCACTTACTCCGACATTATTGATAAAGTTATCAACGATGCACTGATAAACATGTCAGGAGTTTCTCTTCGTGCACCGTGGAATGTTCACGATAGATAAAGAAGTGTCAGCCAATGACGTCAGGCTAAGGTTATGGCGGACGCATTTGAGTAAATGCGCTCGTGTCCCGTATCGGAGATGATCAAGGCTGCGCGTCATCGAGACAGTTAAGAGGGCGTGCTTTAAGGTTAGTTGtctcgtaataaataattaattaatcgaccgcaatgtattaattttagtttggGAAATCGATGATGCTGTGAGAGAAACATGCACGGCGTAGATAGCGATGTGCTTCGAAATGATTTGAATCGCTTTGAATATCCACGTATGACAAAAAATTAGAATCTCTTCGAacataattcgatatttttgaaaaacttGACGATTGAATCTTAAATCTTGATATATAGATATTGAATTTCTTAAATCTTGGAGGCATTTAATATCTCATATATGATCTTTCATAGTATATTCgatcttcaatattttatataagatacataacatataaaatataagatagaCTTTTTTGAAGATTATGAAACCCATCAAGGCTTTCAAGAACTTTAAACATCGAATCATGTTCACAGTACATAGTAGAAATGTTCGAATCATTTCGAAATTcaaatgtaaatgtttattactAGGTATTAGGCACATAACAAATAACTTGTTTAGGAATTACCGAaacatcaaaattaataattggatAATATTCTATAGAGATgcttattatttgttaaatatgattaaaaagCATGAATTTCGTACATAAATTGATTgttaacataatatttcataccACACCATGCAATGTgatgaaagtaattaaaaacattaagtaaaagtataaatatccTACGTGACTTaactttattatatgtatgtacatgttaGATTTACTTCTATATTTAGTATCAGATACATATGTGGGCGACACAATAATAGACAAAGTTATAAACATCGCAAACTAGATATAGTAAGATAGTTCATAGTTCACTGTCATTCATAGTTAACGACTATAGTTAACAACTCAATGAATAGCCATACACGTTTTCAAGAATCTTCAATTCATCTTCATAGACAGACTAAAATAATGCATTGATATAGTAtaatgagaagaaaaagagaaaggttgTTTTGAATACGAGTTCCAAATCGTACCTCGAATAATTCTTTTCCATCGCATCGCCACGGTCGCTTAGGTTTTTTGTtctacagaaaatatttacatttgatAAATGTTATCCGAAAACACTCATGCTCACGACCATATGGCGACAATCCGCCCGTCACTCATAGGACTTAGGAATTCATTTCAACTGCGCCTATGGACTATGGAATACGATTGCTCATGCGGCGCATGAGCATTACCAATCCAGCGTAAAGGGTGGGCAAAAGGAAATCGGATACAACACGCCTGAATTAAGGCTACGATACGATACGCTAGATTTCTTTTGTCGCTTATCGGAAACATTCACATTTGAGTAAAAGATTCTTTCTACATTCTTCCATAGAATCATTGCttaaaattctactttaattCACTCGGATATGCTAATAAAATCTTTGTGTTGATATTTCAATTCATATTCtatagataaattttcatagcatatatatttttgtaattctcAGCTAATTTAACTATTATGTTAggaataacataatatttcatttataatccTTTTTAGTCAATTTACATTATTGAATTCCACTTTTCTTCATTGAGTGTTGAGTTTTGCTAATTTACTTAGCTTTTATGATTGTATGAAGTTTagtgaaattgaattatttatagaattatcataaattacGTCAAACTGACACCTGTTCTAAAAACTAtagatgaaaaaaattttcaacttaagaaatatttttatacaaccTCTTTGGTAGACAAGGAAAACCTGTATGCAAGAAAATACCCTCGACATATCGGTCtaagttacaaaaatattattgtttcttgcttaatttttatgtttctttcttctctcatGTATTAAAGTCGCATTATTTTACTGCTTATCTCTTGCTAGGTTAATACCACGAAGAGTAACCTACTAAAATGTTTCAGCAATACAAAAACTTGACATTGCTaagtaatttgtttttcgCATTTTTGCGAAGCTTTagctaattttatttcaagatgcaacttaaatattattaaattgagTAAATGCGATTGATATGGTATTAGATAGTTAAACCTGTCGAAGGTTGTGCATATGTATACAAAGTCTTAATATCAAGTGTTAGTTGCGGTTTTACACGTCTGAGGAAAAATCTTTCATGGTACTTCGTTCGCCAGTGTCGAAGGTACTGGATAATTTTAGCAAATCGCAGAAGAAGCGAGGGAAGAAATTCAAGAGGCAAACTTCGCGACTCGACGAAAATTTTCGCATGAACTGATGAAACTTAATCCCACGATCTTTTTGCCAAAGAGACTGAATTCACTTGGCTTGGTTtccatttgcaattttttcatgACCAAATAAATCCAACAAATCTATtctaatttaacaaaattctttttctgtactttattcggcattttttcatattcgaATTCATATCCGTACTAGTTgcaatgtttctttaaaatctaGGAACATTATTTCTTACTATTTGggtttgttttaaaaaaataagaagaaatttttaatgatcttaaatcaaatgaaattgtGATACGCATATATTATGAATCACCATACGATCATGTTGCGCATTCATATATACTTAAACGTTTCGGATatcgtacaattatttttgCCTGTGCACACATGTAAAATACTCCTACACCGAATACGCTACCCGAAATAGTGGAACAAGGCGTCATTTCTTACATATGTAGCCGTGGGAGAATTTTACATTAGAAGACATTTCTTTAACTTTTCCAGAGAACTTAACAGTAGcatatatgttttaattacatatcTTGTATGGAAATGCAATTCTTCAAACTGTGTGTCTGAATTGATGTTATTATTCTATCATATTGAACAATAGCTATTTACTAGTGACTGTTAATACGCGCAGCCttggataataaaataatttcaacataaGTTTACTACTTTTTGTATATTCCATGCTTTCTGTAAATGAAGTATTTCAAAAAAAGTAAGATATCTGAAGAGATGCAAACGTAATGAAGAAGCGAGGAAAACAGCAAGGTTAATGATAATTCAGCTGACCAAACATGAAACAGAAGCAAAAAGATCAAAATCATATATGGAttttatacgaagaaaaaatttgGGACTCGAAcctaaatttttctattacatacATACTAGATTACTACTTTATCAAATGAGCTGTTCCACTCATTAAcaaaattcgtatttataaGCTTAATCATCGTTGTTGACAGTATATTCAGATACTAACACCTAAACATGAactaaaaatatgttacatataatgtataattgattttctatattcttacGATTATAAAATAGGCAATTGCATTTTTCATTAAGTCGTCGGTAATACTTTCGTTCCTTCCTTGGTTTGCCATAGTAGAGATGTGGCGGTCGTGCAGGCGCTTGGAATGGTGGACTCATACGACCCACAGAGAACTCTGCTATTTTCATGATGACGCACAACAAAAGCACTATCATCATTTGTCAATATTCAGCGTTTTTATTGTTCTATCACGTTACAACATAGTAGTAACGCTTTCTCATTGGGTAACCAGTTAAAAGTGTTTCACGAAGATTCTCGAGAGAAACTCGATCCAAGACACACGCGTTTTAATAATCTAAcaaatagataatatttacACAAAGGTTTATTAATTGTTCAGATGCGAGTATATCGAAGCTTTTTTGTTcatctttttaaaatgttcACTTTTCATTATTCCACCATAGACGgtacacatatgtatgtacatttatCACTTCAAAGTTACATCACGAATGGGAACAACTCCTGCGACACTCTACGGTCTTCCGTCGCTTTCctatatgaaagatatttgCACTTTGATGAACAAAATATGCACGCGTAAAACACAGTCGATTACACGTCTCTGTTCGAGCCGATGACACCTTTCAAAGATGCCTTTGTTTATAGCACACCACTTCGTTTCTACGTTTACATCGCGAACAATGAACAGGCATATCGTCGTAGTTGAACCCACGTTTCCGGTTTTACTGCCAGATAAACGCGACGTCCATGCGCGAAGAGTGTGCAACTGCACGAATCTTGAAGAATTCAAGTATCAAACACTTTACACTGATTTCTACTACGAAAAAGAGATACATATTACAATTGTTAAGTCTTATGTATTTTGAATTACTTGTCAAACGAAAtctttgtttacattttaagACTAAACAAAACGAGACAAACTTGATTTCTAATTCTTACTAAACACACGAAACAAAATGGCGTTTCAAATATTGTAAGTAGATTAATCTTGTAATGGCACACC
This genomic window from Bombus pyrosoma isolate SC7728 linkage group LG4, ASM1482585v1, whole genome shotgun sequence contains:
- the LOC122567046 gene encoding uncharacterized protein LOC122567046 isoform X2, translating into MMIVLLLCVIMKIAEFSVGRMSPPFQAPARPPHLYYGKPRKERKYYRRLNEKCNCLFYNRAGKGAAMMEDPQTPGSDCNSNPATDSIQHDLISSEFVQDNVEYQWFIDYGYRDGGLHVHPSVLSSLSASYSREDLGYYDDLARNLDANLAEIDMESFRTADIHTLLTALPVMCTDPVQHSEGEDSACSTTDTISICKSSLLFSPLKETPILPPGGSYSVDSLDCEDMLLTCQTNNKENYTIAFEGSITMYSDGSQDFDNQEKQQKAYETVEPYYNRNADLKNVLDLSMACSDSKIYTTWSNLKHSSMNKIITRHPSGNNNTIPEFSHGVENIISVTNKRSQSLPDLTQATQFHLNMPLNFSVDSAESNNHVQQLHSSGSVMSRSINEESSDNGEHNSTGKKLQNLSLVKLFMKQKSMSAEGMSLTLDQSDSASDNGWPTNNSASDSGTNTNTQIQRQNINNIPKRQVPESDFSINWVKSDQHNNQETENQKDSFNDIPKYTSTISEQKDEMISSASIEELSENMSKSDLTHDNNADQNDINVIPNVFEHQRKTAWVKSLEKKYPICKTTGIQAIAETEDNSVQTSLVYIPPVKEKENPSLRETIVNKKPVYVVYPNYALPDLSFLNIKDTKLDCVTLKPQCFGKNRVSWKHTGRSGRPFSCNDIDTLRQRGFSHVKDWESLTFLLPTEYKKILHDVPEVSRHINIHEETKKPLFCLSPPMRHKTRTISEIIPNNSSSTSSTATQPSSGYRGSSTILTDSSTNQQTLNNATNPLYLYRYDSISSEASLVSNDKKIHRQISKTKTACPSFPKRSISLPHGDRESEFSSGKVPPRPPLPRSILRKSKVPASKRYSMFEMGDVEEIEDQSPETNKRMSLQEPYYMNNDLQLACRGRVADPEKDVDETEERYHTERVNEIANTGDLETENSENSEDDVKQLEEFLKRSGFSSQSSDGDTEDPDVKLRSYVRKFLALRMNKDVTKATDMIESQKKTVSFAVNQRKKYLDNKGNLNVTTNEQSKDIVFTDERRAMSPDNKLDLDEKRKMILSVNKAVDLLLKYWNTESIHSRQNYNDKNECAQICVSNLCPALYAIMSDGLKSHLNSTFGPITNSVWQVVEASSQQGPVTKTLNELVQKINGEDVITEGMLKFHAFVFGLLNLRALDAWFAYLCTRESILRKHYNNNSLFVAALANASAREVVDALLHILNPLAFCPFQLDLLYQYRQLHNSFGSLNNHTINAVNFRNVDLAANEHHFDKTDTCAIVSSPRKVRPRSCVAYTNYDDKPGGINKSDMETVKKRLSNPIGSKIFRALDKLASEDSEDYTDSLEHSPLNRASNRQPISRKSHSPENKIDDEDNISGEEKFRKLQEKWELMVGKEDAKIQPPISSPLSPTRTPTSVGKSKIPRLLTSPVKQSNTTTGPVKSTKSPISGIPSLKKPVMLSTTKTTPKKPVEVRNKDATKRTSRVDQEIVGATRTHLTRPSSLPYKSYGVMSKDKHLVSPQRRAASTSLPRPTTTSTTRNHPTKKPLKEVRTLTHRMPSDNGHLAFAEGEKLKVILEVDSKWLLCARGDRKGLVPRMCVYNIQT